One region of Culex pipiens pallens isolate TS chromosome 2, TS_CPP_V2, whole genome shotgun sequence genomic DNA includes:
- the LOC120419037 gene encoding 60S ribosomal protein L9, with product MRTINSNQTVTIPKGVSAKVHARVVTVYGPRGKLSKSFRHLAMDVYKVSKKKLMVEKWFGSKKEIAAVRTVCSHIENMIKGVTKGFQYKMRAVHAHFPINCVISENNSLVEIRNFLGEKHIRRVKMQAGVTVVNSAKQKDELILEGNDIEAVSLSAALIQQSTTVRNKDIRKFLDGLYVSEKTTVVQEEE from the exons ATGAGAACGATCAACTCAAATCAAACGGTCACCATCCCCAAGGGCGTCTCGGCCAAGGTCCATGCCCGAGTCGTGACGGTTTACGGCCCCCGGGGTAAGCTCAGCAAGAGCTTCCGCCACCTGGCCATGGACGTGTACAAGGTGTCCAAGAAGAAGCTGATGGTGGAAAAGTGGTTCGGTTCCAAGAAGGAGATTGCCGCCGTCCGCACCGTCTGTTCCCACATCGAGAACATGATCAAGG GCGTCACCAAGGGATTCCAGTACAAGATGCGCGCCGTACATGCCCATTTCCCCATCAACTGCGTCATCAGCGAGAACAACAGCCTGGTCGAGATCCGAAACTTCCTCGGTGAGAAGCACATCCGTCGCGTCAAGATGCAGGCCGGCGTGACCGTGGTCAACTCGGCCAAGCAAAAGGACGAACTGATCCTCGAGGGTAACGACATCGAGGCCGTTTCCCTGTCCGCTGCCCTCATCCAGCAGTCGACCACCGTCCGAAACAAGGATATCCGTAAGTTCTTGGACGGTCTGTACGTGTCGGAGAAGACGACGGTCGTGCAGGAGGAGGAATAA
- the LOC120419040 gene encoding ubiquitin thioesterase otubain-like: MSTSDSTSDSSSAAKPSQPEENQDELIIKQQREIEQEIACTNPLVSESHAIASLNSEYLDDAIYISKLKDLSSKYRGIRRTRPDGNCFFRAFAYAYLEYLVLNKSEFSKFYEYAAKSRERLTAAGFPRFTIEDFYETFMEVINKVKPEGDNTEAALAELHKLLNEQGHSDYVVVYLRLITSQHLQERADFYQNFIEGNYSVVDFCRQEVEPMYKESDHIHIIAICSALEAGVRVEYMDRGDGDQVIAHDFPDGCKPNVFLLYRPGHYDILYPNQAQ, translated from the exons ATGAGCACCTCCGACAGCACTTCGGACAGCAGCAGCGCGGCCAAGCCGTCCCAGCCGGAGGAAAACCAGGACGAGCTGATTATCAAACAACAGCGCGAGATTGAGCAGGAG ATTGCCTGCACGAACCCGCTGGTCAGCGAATCGCACGCCATTGCGAGCTTGAACTCGGAGTACTTGGACGATGCGATCTACATCAGCAAGCTGAAGGACTTGTCGTCGAAGTATCGCGGGATTCGGCGCACCCGGCCGGACGGGAACTGCTTCTTTCGGGCGTTCGCGTACGCCTACCTGGAGTATCTGGTGCTGAACAAGAGCGAGTTCAGCAAGTTTTACGAGTACGCGGCCAAGTCGCGGGAGCGGCTGACGGCGGCCGGATTTCCGCGCTTTACGATCGAGGACTTTTACGAGACGTTCATGGAGGTCATCAACAAGGTGAAGCCGGAGGGGGACAATACGGAGGCGGCGCTGGCCGAGCTGCACAAGCTGCTCAATGAACAG GGACATTCGGATTACGTCGTCGTGTACCTGCGCCTGATTACGTCGCAGCACCTGCAGGAGCGAGCCGACTTCTACCAGAACTTTATCGAGGGAAACTACTCGGTCGTGGACTTTTGCCGCCAGGAGGTGGAACCGATGTACAAGGAGTCGGACCACATTCACATCATCGCAATCTGCTCGGCGCTGGAGGCCGGAGTGCGCGTGGAGTACATGGACCGGGGTGATGGGGACCAGGTGATTGCTCACGACTTTCCCGACGGCTGCAAGCCGAACGTGTTTTTGCTGTACCGTCCCGGCCATTACGACATTCTGTACCCGAACCAGGCGCAGtga
- the LOC120419039 gene encoding U5 small nuclear ribonucleoprotein 40 kDa protein: protein MIPAAQKLVAVPQSKKTRTDLMSYTAKDKQLMEQHNVDRTSSLFAPIMLLEGHGGEIFSTEFHPEGQHLVSTGFDRQIYLWNVYGEQCDNVGMMNGHTGAVMEVHFSPDGGNLYTCSTDKMVAVWDVPTCTRIRKMKGHANFVNSCQGARRGPTLICSGSDDSTIKVWDARKKHVIHTFDSEFMVTAVCFNDTAEQIISGGIDNEIKIWDIRKRDVIYRLRGHTDTITGLALSPDGSYVLSNSMDNTLRIWDVRPYAPMERCVKVLTGHQHNFEKNLLRCAWSPDGSRISAGSADRFVYVWDTTSRRIMYKLPGHNGSVNDVDFHPTEPVIVSGSSDKTLYLGELDG, encoded by the exons ATGATTCCGGCGGCCCAGAAGCTCGTCGCGGTTCCCCAGAGCAAGAAGACGCGCACCGATCTGATGAGCTACACGGCCAAGGACAAGCAACTCATGGAGCAGCAT AATGTGGACCGCACGTCGTCCCTGTTTGCGCCGATTATGCTGCTGGAGGGTCACGGCGGGGAGATCTTTTCCACCGAGTTCCATCCGGAGGGTCAGCATCTGGTTTCGACGGGATTCGACCGGCAGATTTACCTGTGGAACGTGTACGGTGAGCAGTGTGACAACGTCGGAATGATGAATGGCCACACGGGGGCCGTGATGGAGGTGCACTTTTCACCGGACGGCGGAAATCTGTACACTTGCAGCACGGACAAGATGGTGGCCGTGTGGGACGTTCCGACGTGTACGAGGATCCGGAAGATGAAGGGCCACGCGAACTTTGTCAACAGCTGCCAGGGTGCGCGCCGGGGACCTACGCTGATCTGCTCCGGGTCGGACGATTCCACGATTAAGGTTTGGGACGCCAGGAAGAAGCACGTGATTCACACGTTCGACAGCGAATTCATGGTGACGGCCGTTTGCTTCAACGACACGGCGGAGCAGATCATTTCCGGTGGGATTGATAACGAGATCAAGATTTGGGACATCCGCAAGCGGGACGTGATTTACAGATTGCGAGGACACACGGACACGATCACGGGGTTGGCACTTTCACCGGACGGGTCTTACGTGCTGTCCAACTCGATGGACAACACGCTCCGGATTTGGGACGTCCGACCGTACGCTCCGATGGAACGTTGCGTCAAGGTTCTCACCGGTCATCAGCACAACTTCGAGAAGAACCTGCTACGGTGCGCGTGGTCACCGGATGGTTCGAGGATCTCCGCCGGATCTGCGGACCGCTTTGTCTACGTGTGGGACACAACCTCCCGCCGGATCATGTACAAACTGCCGGGCCACAACGGCAGCGTCAACGACGTGGACTTCCATCCAACGGAACCGGTCATCGTTTCGGGTTCCAGCGACAAGACCCTCTACCTGGGAGAACTGGACGGATAA
- the LOC120419044 gene encoding T-complex protein 1 subunit delta, with the protein MVVKPAARGAKPVGQAYKDKSKPADIRQSNINAAKAVSDAIRTSLGPRGMDKMIQAGNGEVTITNDGATILKQMNVIHPAAKMLVELSRAQDVEAGDGTTSVVVVAGALLEAAEKLLQMGIHPTAISDAFQRCSAKAVEILNDMSQPIELTDRETLIKSASTSLNSKVVSQHSSQLAPIAVDAVLKVTEAGLEAGCDLKNIKTIRSLGGTIEDTELIDGLVFTQRSSGVNGPKRLEKAKIGLIQFCISAPKTDMDHSVIVSDYAAMDRVLKEERAYILNIVKQIKKSGCNVLLVQKSILRDAVSDLAMHFLDKIKVMVVKDIEREDIEFVCKTLNCRPIASLDHFLPEHLVSADLVEEVASGSTKFVKVTGIQNQGKTVSIVVRGSNKLVLEEADRSLHDALCVVRCLVKKRAQIAGGGAPEIEMALALAAHAQTLEGVDAYCFRAYANALEVIPSTLAENAGLNPIATVTELRNRHAQGEKNAGINVRKGAITDILAENVVQPLLVSTSSITLATETVRSILKIDDIVNTMQ; encoded by the exons ATGGTCGTGAAGCCAGCGGCACGCGGTGCCAAGCCCGTCGGACAGGCCTACAAGGACAAGAGCAAACCGGCTGACATCCGCCAGAGCAACATCAACGCGGCCAAGG CCGTTTCCGATGCGATCCGCACGAGTCTGGGACCGCGCGGCATGGACAAAATGATCCAGGCCGGCAACGGTGAGGTCACGATCACCAACGACGGAGCCACCATCCTGAAGCAGATGAACGTGATCCACCCGGCGGCCAAGATGCTGGTCGAGCTGAGCCGTGCCCAGGACGTGGAGGCCGGAGACGGCACCACGTCGGTGGTGGTCGTGGCCGGAGCTCTGCTGGAGGCGGCCGAGAAGCTGCTCCAGATGGGAATCCACCCAACGGCGATTTCCGACGCGTTCCAGCGCTGCTCGGCCAAGGCCGTGGAGATTTTGAACGACATGTCGCAGCCGATCGAGCTGACCGATCGCGAAACGTTGATCAAGAGCGCGTCGACGTCGCTGAACTCGAAGGTCGTGTCGCAGCACAGCAGCCAGCTGGCCCCGATCGCCGTGGATGCCGTGCTGAAGGTCACCGAAGCCGGACTCGAGGCCGGTTGTGATCTGAAGAACATCAAAACCATCCGCAGCCTGGGAGGAACCATCGAGGACACCGAACTGATCGATGGGCTCGTGTTTACGCAGCGCTCGAGCGGAGTCAACGGACCGAAGCGGCTGGAGAAGGCCAAGATCGGTCTGATTCAGTTCTGCATCTCGGCGCCCAAAACCGACATGGACCACAGTGTCATCGTGTCGGATTACGCCGCGATGGATCGTGTCCTGAAGGAGGAACGCGCCTACATCCTGAACATTGTGAAGCAGATCAAAAAGTCCGGCTGCAACGTGCTACTGGTCCAGAAGTCGATCCTGCGTGATGCCGTGTCCGACCTGGCCATGCACTTCctggacaagatcaaggtgATGGTCGTGAAGGACATCGAGCGTGAAGACATCGAGTTTGTGTGCAAAACGCTCAACTGTCGTCCGATTGCCTCGCTGGACCACTTCTTGCCGGAACATTTGGTCAGCGCCGACCTCGTTGAGGAAGTCGCCAGCGGAAGCACCAAGTTCGTCAAGGTCACCGGCATCCAGAACCAGGGCAAAACCGTTTCAATCGTTGTTCGTGGATCGAACAAACTGGTCCTAGAGGAAGCTGACCGTTCGCTGCATGACGCGCTGTGCGTGGTCCGTTGCCTGGTCAAGAAGCGTGCCCAGATCGCTGGAGGTGGCGCTCCGGAAATCGAAATGGCCCTCGCCCTGGCCGCCCACGCGCAAACCCTCGAGGGAGTCGATGCGTACTGTTTCCGTGCGTACGCGAATGCGCTCGAAGTTATTCCGTCGACGTTGGCCGAAAACGCCGGGTTGAACCCGATTGCCACCGTCACGGAACTGCGCAACCGTCACGCCCAGGGTGAGAAGAATGCCGGAATCAACGTGCGCAAGGGCGCCATCACGGACATTCTGGCGGAGAACGTGGTGCAGCCGCTGCTCGTTTCGACCTCGTCGATTACGCTGGCCACCGAAACGGTGCGGTCGATTCTGAAGATTGACGACATTGTCAATACCAtgcagtaa
- the LOC120419045 gene encoding rRNA-processing protein FCF1 homolog: MGKKVQLKRLQTQRSAQLKRMIKTTDSRLKPTDRTPSKKKPKPSDEPNLMEKTQTSSAMFFQYNTQLGPPYHILVDTNFINFSVKNKLDVVKTMMDCLYAKCIPYVTDCVVGELEKLGPKYKLALRIIKDSRFERIKCLHRGIYADDCLVQRVTQHKCYIVATNDKDLKRRIRKIPGVPIMNVALNRYVIERMPDAFEPMAKK; the protein is encoded by the exons atg GGCAAAAAGGTCCAGCTGAAGCGCCTGCAAACGCAGCGATCCGCCCAGCTCAAGCGGATGATCAAAACAACGGACTCCCGGCTCAAACCCACGGATCGCACCCCGTCCAAAAAGAAGCCCAAACCCTCCGACGAGCCCAACCTGATGGAAAAGACCCAAACCAGCTCGGCCATGTTCTTCCAGTACAACACCCAGCTCGGGCCGCCCTACCACATCCTCGTCGACACCAATTTCATCAACTTTAGCGTGAAAAACAAACTGGACGTGGTCAAAACCATGATGGACTGCCTCTACGCCAAGTGCATCCCGTACGTCACGGATTGCGTGGTCGGCGAGCTGGAAAAGCTCGGTCCCAAGTACAAGCTGGCGCTCCGGATCATAAAAGACTCGCGCTTCGAGCGGATCAAGTGCCTCCACCGGGGAATCTACGCCGATGACTGTCTGGTGCAGCGAGTGACTCAGCACAAGTGCTACATTGTGGCCACCAACGATAAGGACCTGAAGCGGCGCATTCGGAAGATTCCCGGCGTGCCGATCATGAACGTGGCGCTGAATCGGTACGTGATCGAGCGGATGCCGGACGCGTTCGAGCCGATGGCGAAgaaataa